The Antedon mediterranea chromosome 7, ecAntMedi1.1, whole genome shotgun sequence genome has a segment encoding these proteins:
- the LOC140055074 gene encoding uncharacterized protein: MTERNIINYCIRGRVLLNRLGDCNGKLVAVKAIITTTNKSRKFNRFADKLAVSLEARIMKVLSQKSDVFPWVYGVCEAVTSDTQWAIVMEFVGDSTSFKSTSLMKALASGSPHITTIDCFRIIMDMAEGVEVLQMNGLIHNDLATQNVLLYNKGSRISAKIVDFGSVCTAEAPFDVFQLNNTDKADIFDLMQDHPENAPELYNINTPPTFASDIYSFGVIIEGIAANKALMPLMDISGPCLHSRPDQRPAIEDLIDHIE, encoded by the coding sequence atgacagaaagaaacattataaattattgtatacgTGGCAGAGTTTTGCTTAATCGCCTTGGAGATTGTAATGGCAAACTTGTGGCTGTTAAGGCTATCATCACAACAACCAATAAGTCTAGAAAATTCAACCGGTTCGCCGACAAGCTGGCAGTTTCCCTTGAAGCTAGAATAATGAAGGTGCTATCCCAAAAAAGCGACGTGTTTCCATGGGTTTATGGTGTTTGTGAAGCAGTTACCTCCGACACACAGTGGGCCATTGTTATGGAATTTGTTGGCGACTCAACATCATTCAAATCAACATCATTGATGAAAGCTTTAGCATCTGGTTCACCACATATTACCACGATTGATTGTTTTCGCATTATTATGGACATGGCAGAAGGAGTTGAGGTACTTCAGATGAATGGCTTGATTCACAATGACCTGGCGACTCAGAATGTTCTTCTTTACAACAAGGGTTCTCGTATCTCTGCAAAAATTGTAGACTTTGGCTCAGTTTGCACCGCAGAAGCACCGTTTGATGTCTTCCAATTGAACAATACCGACAAAGCCGATATTTTTGACCTCATGCAAGATCACCCGGAAAATGCACCAGAGCTGTATAACATCAACACACCACCGACCTTTGCCTCCGACATCTACAGTTTTGGTGTCATAATTGAAGGCATTGCCGCTAATAAAGCATTAATGCCGCTAATGGATATCAGTGGACCCTGCCTTCATTCCAGACCAGACCAACGACCAGCCATCGAAGACTTAATTGATCACATTGAATaa